The genome window AACCAACAGATGGTCGCTTAATTTGACATGCCCGGAAAATGAAAATGTAAATATATATTTATTCGACGTTTCAGGCAGAACAATTAAAGTTTTACACGAAGGGATTCTGGCGAGGGGTTTCCGTTCGTTCGGACTGCCTCAGGACCTGCCCCTGGGCGTATATTTTATAACTGTTGAGGGGAGTTCCTTCAAGGAGAGTATAAAGCTGATGAAAGCGATCTGACGGAAATGAAGACTGTCGGTATAGTCGGTTCGACGGGTGCGGTCGGCACAAAGGCCGTTGAAATAATAAAAAGCAGATCTCTTCCCGTCGAACTGAGGGCATTTTCTTCTTACTCGGGCGGACGCGAAGTATTTGGAGTCGAAGTCGAAGAGCTGAAAGAGGTTCCAAAAAATCTCGATTTCGCTATTTTTTCAGCGGGATCTGCAGTTTCTTTAAAATGGGCAAAAAATTTCGCCGACGCAAATATAGTCTGCATCGACAACACTTCGGCTTTCAGAAGAGATGATGACATTCCTCTCGTTGTGCCCCAGGTCAATTTCGACGACGTTAAAAAAGACGGTTTTCTTATATCGAATCCGAACTGCGCTACAATACCGGTTGTAAGGATTTTGAATAATTTCAAAGACGAAGTGACCGGATTTCACGCCGTTACTTTTCAGTCTGTGTCGGGAGCGGGGAGAAGAGGATTGACAGCACTTTCCGAAGAGAGCAGAGGTTTAAAGTTCGAGCAGTCGCCTTTCGCTGAAAAAATTTTCGACAACGTATTGCCTCTCATAGGAAACATTTCTGAAACCGGATGCTCTCAGGAAGAACTCAAACTCGTCTTTGAGACGAGAAAAATACTTCACAAAAAGGACATGAGAATCTCGGCTGTGTGCGTCAGAGTGCCGGTGACAGTGGGTCACTCCGTGTCGCTGACTCTTGAGGGAAAAAATCTTACGGCCGAAAAGGTCAGGAATTGGATTAAGCTGAACAAAGATGTTCTGTACAAAAAAGTTCCCACCCCTCGCGACATTCAGGATAGAGACGAAGTAATCGCCGGAAGAGTAAAAGAAGAGGACGGTTATCCTGGGCTCGTCAGTCTGTTCGTGTGCGCAGACAATTTAAGGGTCGGGGCGGCGACGAACGCCGTTGATATTCTCGAAAAGCTTTTGTGAAAATTATTTTTTAAGATTCCACGCTCTGAAAAAGTTCTCTCTCGACCTGTCGTAGGTTTTTTCATATTCTGGGGGAAAAAAACAGCCAGGCAGTTCTCCCGCATCTCTGTGATAAGCGACGCATTCACAGCACATTCCTTTCTTTGAACAGTTGTAGGTGCAGGCGCAAGTCAAAGCTGTCTTTTCTTTTCTGCATTCCATGAATCATTCTCCAATCAATAAATAAGGTTTTATTTTTTCAAAAAGCGAGCTTCCTATGCCTGTGATGTTCAGGAGTTCTTCAAGAGTTTCAAATTTTCCTTTTTCAGATCTGTATTCGACTATTCTCGTGGCGAGAACGGGACCAATACCCGGGATTCTGTCGAGAAGAGGTGCGGAAGCCTTGTTTAAGTCCAGAGGGAAAATGCTGGCTGCAATTGTGTCGGGATCAAGTTGAAGTGTGTAGGATGAGGAAGGTTCCAACGTTTTTAAAAATTCTTTTTTCCAGGACAACGAAGCGGTGTGAGTATATCCGAGATCAGCGTGGTTGGAAAGACCGTAGTGCGAACCGATGTTTGAAGCTTCGGCCTCGAAACCGACTGAAAACTCTCCGGGGCTGTCAGTGTATCCGATTATAAAAGAGAGGGCGTTGAACC of candidate division WOR-3 bacterium contains these proteins:
- a CDS encoding aspartate-semialdehyde dehydrogenase — encoded protein: MKTVGIVGSTGAVGTKAVEIIKSRSLPVELRAFSSYSGGREVFGVEVEELKEVPKNLDFAIFSAGSAVSLKWAKNFADANIVCIDNTSAFRRDDDIPLVVPQVNFDDVKKDGFLISNPNCATIPVVRILNNFKDEVTGFHAVTFQSVSGAGRRGLTALSEESRGLKFEQSPFAEKIFDNVLPLIGNISETGCSQEELKLVFETRKILHKKDMRISAVCVRVPVTVGHSVSLTLEGKNLTAEKVRNWIKLNKDVLYKKVPTPRDIQDRDEVIAGRVKEEDGYPGLVSLFVCADNLRVGAATNAVDILEKLL
- a CDS encoding helix-hairpin-helix domain-containing protein gives rise to the protein MLSTTYGTSSNQPPLSVNAHILLEYFDGVSIGLCAFKVRDRDIRKSFSLCFRFNALSFIIGYTDSPGEFSVGFEAEASNIGSHYGLSNHADLGYTHTASLSWKKEFLKTLEPSSSYTLQLDPDTIAASIFPLDLNKASAPLLDRIPGIGPVLATRIVEYRSEKGKFETLEELLNITGIGSSLFEKIKPYLLIGE